One window of Magallana gigas chromosome 2, xbMagGiga1.1, whole genome shotgun sequence genomic DNA carries:
- the LOC105323130 gene encoding neuropeptide FF receptor 1, producing the protein MNTSMNWSFKLNKSAVSTSENNFFNAIVFLDAMSCVFLVFGNFFILSLIRKKRLLGRSTNVFIFSIAVADFLNGLIAIPTHIMFLYHRETIYLCKCFRFVSYLTKTVVPYTIVFMTAEKTMRILCPTREIVTVARCMFCTSLLWFFSSSFNIWSVVLFTAVPIISPQNESSSERTYKRCVFNQRFLSLHSFFLLMDLFILFLVPCTVVLVLFLVLVFKYFTILRERILTYFFVVKLLLALSINVLITHAPYQVMTFLENSPHVQSTERFLISNLLTSVFFTRGIWNLVIYGYFKHYVCQKQNLASIRAGNCPPKTESFRLPLHRSRPSNARQNMM; encoded by the coding sequence ATGAACACATCCATGAATTGGTCGTTCAAGTTAAACAAAAGTGCAGTGTCTACTTCagagaataattttttcaacGCAATTGTTTTCTTGGACGCCATGTCTTGTGTCTTCCTGGTCTTTGGAAACTTCTTTATTCTATCGTTGATCCGTAAGAAGCGCCTACTGGGAAGGTCCACGAACGTGTTCATCTTCTCCATCGCCGTGGCCGACTTCCTGAACGGTCTGATCGCCATCCCCACACACATCATGTTCCTCTACCACAGGGAAACGATCTATCTGTGCAAGTGCTTCCGGTTTGTGAGTTACTTGACTAAGACTGTAGTACCCTATACCATAGTGTTTATGACGGCGGAGAAGACCATGCGAATCCTGTGCCCCACACGTGAGATCGTGACCGTGGCCCGCTGCATGTTCTGTACCAGCCTCCTCTGGTTCTTCTCCTCCTCTTTCAACATTTGGAGCGTTGTTCTTTTCACGGCTGTTCCAATTATCTCCCCCCAGAACGAATCTTCGTCGGAGAGAACCTACAAACGTTGTGTGTTTAATCAGCGCTTTCTGTCGCTTCACAGTTTTTTCTTATTGATGGATTTGTTTATTCTGTTTCTGGTTCCGTGTACAGTTGTTCTTGTCCTTTTTCTGGTgcttgttttcaaatatttcacgATTCTGCGCGAAAGGATATTAACGTACTTCTTTGTGGTCAAGCTTCTTCTGGCGCTGTCAATCAACGTGTTGATTACCCATGCTCCTTACCAAGTGATGACGTTCCTGGAGAACTCTCCTCACGTCCAGTCCACGGAACGATTCCTCATCTCCAATCTCCTGACTAGTGTGTTTTTCACTCGAGGGATCTGGAATCTTGTGATATACGGATACTTTAAGCACTATGTTTGTCAGAAACAGAATTTGGCCAGTATTCGAGCAGGAAATTGTCCTCCTAAGACCGAGTCCTTTAGACTACCATTACATCGTAGTCGACCGAGCAATGCGCGTCAAAACATGATGTGa